A genomic segment from Streptosporangium roseum DSM 43021 encodes:
- a CDS encoding GNAT family N-acetyltransferase — MSLTWNTRPETERDIPAIREVTLGAFPTPLEADLVEALRADPAWLPELSVVATSADGTVAGYALLTRCHVGDVPALALGPCAVLPRHQRQGAGSAAIRAGLGAARDMGENLVLVLGHPEYYPRFGFTRASSYGIHPSFEVPDEAMMALVFDDTVPVPGGTIVYPAPFGV, encoded by the coding sequence ATGTCCCTCACCTGGAACACCCGGCCCGAGACCGAGCGCGACATCCCCGCGATCCGCGAGGTCACCCTCGGCGCCTTCCCCACCCCTTTGGAGGCCGACCTCGTCGAGGCGCTGCGCGCCGACCCGGCATGGCTGCCGGAGCTGTCCGTCGTCGCCACGTCCGCCGACGGCACCGTCGCCGGCTACGCGCTGCTCACCCGCTGCCACGTCGGCGACGTCCCGGCCCTGGCCCTGGGGCCCTGCGCCGTCCTGCCGCGCCACCAGCGGCAGGGGGCGGGCTCGGCCGCGATCCGCGCCGGACTCGGAGCCGCCCGGGACATGGGCGAGAACCTCGTCCTGGTCCTCGGACACCCCGAGTACTACCCGCGGTTCGGCTTCACGCGGGCCTCGTCGTACGGGATCCACCCGTCCTTCGAGGTCCCCGACGAGGCCATGATGGCGCTCGTGTTCGACGACACCGTCCCGGTGCCCGGCGGCACCATCGTCTACCCGGCGCCGTTCGGCGTCTGA
- a CDS encoding acyl-CoA dehydrogenase family protein, with protein MTVERVMPTTEAHDLLELVRELIAKEVAPRASADESAGRFPREVFTTLGRAGLLGLPYPEEHGGAAQPYEVYLQVIEELAAGWLAVGLGLSVHTLSCFPVAAYGTDAQRAALLPEMLGGEWLGAYCLSEPHSGSDAAALTTRAVPDADGYVVDGVKAWITHGGVADFYTLMARTSDDGGRGISCFHVPAGTEGLSYGVPERKMGMRSSPTAQVRFDSVRLASDALLGAEGEGFRIAMAALDGGRLGIAACAVGVAQAALDAATGYAKERRQFGSRIADFQGVGFMLADMATQIAAARALYLDAARLRDAGRPYGTQAAMAKLFATDMCMKVTTDAVQVLGGYGYVEDFPVERYMREAKVLQIVEGTNQVQRVVISRALAR; from the coding sequence ATGACCGTTGAGCGTGTGATGCCCACCACCGAGGCCCACGACCTGCTGGAGCTGGTCCGTGAGCTGATCGCCAAGGAGGTGGCGCCCCGGGCGTCGGCCGACGAGTCCGCGGGCCGCTTCCCCCGCGAGGTGTTCACCACCCTGGGCCGGGCCGGGCTGCTCGGACTGCCCTACCCCGAGGAGCACGGTGGCGCCGCGCAGCCGTACGAGGTCTATCTCCAGGTGATCGAGGAGCTCGCGGCTGGCTGGCTGGCGGTCGGTCTCGGCCTGTCGGTGCATACCCTGTCCTGCTTCCCGGTGGCCGCCTACGGCACGGACGCGCAGCGCGCCGCGCTGCTGCCGGAGATGCTCGGCGGCGAGTGGCTGGGCGCCTACTGCCTGTCGGAGCCCCACTCCGGGTCCGACGCCGCCGCCCTGACCACCCGCGCGGTGCCCGACGCCGACGGCTACGTCGTCGACGGGGTCAAGGCCTGGATCACCCACGGCGGCGTCGCCGACTTCTACACCCTGATGGCCCGCACCTCCGACGACGGCGGGCGGGGCATCTCCTGCTTCCACGTTCCCGCCGGGACGGAGGGGCTGTCGTACGGCGTGCCCGAGCGGAAGATGGGGATGAGGTCCTCGCCGACCGCCCAGGTCCGGTTCGACTCGGTACGGCTCGCCTCCGACGCGCTGCTGGGCGCGGAGGGGGAGGGCTTCCGCATCGCCATGGCCGCCCTGGACGGCGGCAGGCTCGGCATCGCCGCCTGCGCCGTCGGCGTGGCCCAGGCGGCCCTCGACGCCGCCACCGGCTACGCCAAGGAGCGCCGCCAGTTCGGCTCCCGCATCGCCGACTTCCAGGGGGTCGGCTTCATGCTCGCCGACATGGCCACCCAGATCGCCGCCGCCCGTGCCCTCTACCTCGACGCCGCCCGCCTGCGCGACGCGGGCCGGCCGTACGGCACCCAGGCCGCCATGGCCAAGCTGTTCGCCACCGACATGTGCATGAAGGTCACCACCGACGCCGTCCAGGTTCTCGGCGGCTACGGCTACGTCGAGGACTTCCCGGTCGAGCGCTACATGCGGGAGGCGAAGGTCCTGCAGATCGTCGAGGGCACCAACCAGGTCCAGCGCGTGGTGATCAGCCGCGCCCTCGCGCGGTAG
- a CDS encoding M24 family metallopeptidase: protein MESSDLYPVARLAAAREATAAAGLGALLLTPSPDLRYVTGYEALPLERLTCLVLPAEGEAFLMVPRLELPAAEHSPASRLGIEFVPWDETDDPYAVVGARLGAVGKVGLADRMWAMQSLRFRDAIPGAEQVLAGTVLRGLRMRKSAAEVAALREAGAAIDAVHAQVPGFLRAGRTEREVGRDIAEAIIAAGHSTVDFVIVGSGPNGASPHHELSDRVIQAGEPVVVDIGGQMPSGYCSDSTRVYSVGEPPADFVKYYDVLQRAQEAACAAVRPGASCESIDAAAREVIAAEGYGEHFIHRTGHGIGLETHEEPYIVAGNTEPLAPGFAFSVEPGIYLRGAHGARIEDILVCTEEGGERVNHRPRGLVIV, encoded by the coding sequence ATGGAGTCCTCTGACCTGTATCCCGTTGCCCGCCTGGCCGCCGCACGGGAGGCGACCGCCGCGGCCGGACTCGGCGCGTTGCTGCTGACGCCGAGCCCCGACCTCCGCTACGTGACCGGCTACGAGGCGTTGCCGCTGGAGCGGCTCACCTGCCTGGTGCTGCCGGCCGAGGGCGAGGCCTTCCTGATGGTGCCCCGCCTGGAGCTGCCCGCCGCCGAGCACTCCCCGGCGTCGAGACTCGGCATCGAATTCGTGCCCTGGGACGAGACCGACGACCCCTATGCGGTCGTCGGCGCGCGGCTGGGCGCGGTGGGCAAGGTCGGTCTGGCCGACCGCATGTGGGCGATGCAGTCGCTGCGCTTCCGTGACGCGATCCCCGGAGCGGAGCAGGTGCTCGCCGGGACCGTCCTGCGCGGGCTGCGCATGCGCAAGAGCGCGGCGGAGGTGGCCGCACTGCGCGAGGCGGGCGCCGCGATCGACGCCGTGCACGCCCAGGTGCCCGGATTCCTGCGGGCGGGCCGGACCGAGCGCGAGGTCGGCAGGGACATCGCCGAGGCGATCATCGCGGCCGGGCATTCGACGGTCGACTTCGTCATCGTCGGCTCCGGGCCCAACGGCGCCAGCCCGCACCACGAGCTGTCCGACCGGGTCATCCAGGCGGGCGAGCCGGTCGTGGTCGACATCGGCGGCCAGATGCCCAGCGGCTACTGCTCCGACTCCACCCGGGTCTACTCCGTCGGGGAGCCCCCCGCCGATTTCGTGAAGTACTACGACGTGCTCCAGCGCGCCCAGGAAGCCGCCTGCGCCGCCGTACGGCCCGGCGCGTCGTGCGAGTCGATCGACGCCGCGGCGCGCGAGGTGATCGCCGCCGAGGGCTACGGCGAGCACTTCATCCACCGCACCGGCCACGGAATCGGCCTGGAGACCCACGAGGAGCCCTACATCGTCGCGGGCAACACCGAGCCGCTGGCGCCGGGCTTCGCCTTCTCCGTCGAGCCGGGCATCTACCTGCGCGGAGCGCACGGAGCCCGTATCGAGGACATCCTCGTCTGCACCGAGGAGGGTGGCGAGCGGGTCAACCACCGGCCTCGCGGACTCGTCATCGTGTAA
- a CDS encoding PP2C family protein-serine/threonine phosphatase, which translates to MTGSAPLTAAEMVQRLRGELDEHMAVERQLLTARLAHAERMGNLGWAEWNLHTGESVWSDRAYAIFGRDPGEGPIHLRDLVAYVEAVDQADLDRLLRAVVHGAESGQAEFRIRRQGEVRNLRAALEPVATGGRTAVHGVIQDITGRRRAERIMSESRRQLLEVREQAAEERHLSVALRDAIMPDLGAAVELPHARIEVRYVPAGMRAGLGGDWYDASPLPDGRVLLTIGDVSGHGLPAIAQMARLRHSLIGLAMTGEPADKLLNWLNTLVMHRLAETTATAVIGHLDPSTRVFTWSQAGHPAPILIRDGVAVQLDPPAGVLLGATLTVPYEPASVKLLEGDLLLLFTDGLVERRSRDIDEGLALALAAAADLTGDDLEAGLDRLIQAVGGPNPEDDTCVLAIGVLG; encoded by the coding sequence GTGACCGGTTCCGCCCCGCTGACCGCGGCAGAGATGGTGCAGCGGTTGCGCGGAGAGCTGGACGAGCACATGGCCGTGGAACGACAACTCCTCACCGCACGGCTGGCGCACGCCGAGCGGATGGGCAACCTGGGCTGGGCCGAATGGAACCTCCATACCGGAGAGTCCGTCTGGTCCGATCGCGCCTACGCCATCTTCGGCCGCGATCCCGGCGAGGGGCCCATCCACCTGCGCGACCTGGTCGCCTACGTCGAGGCCGTGGACCAGGCCGACCTGGACCGGCTGCTGCGGGCCGTCGTGCACGGCGCCGAGTCCGGGCAGGCCGAGTTCCGCATCCGCCGCCAAGGAGAGGTCCGCAACCTGCGCGCGGCCCTCGAACCCGTCGCGACCGGCGGGCGCACCGCCGTGCACGGGGTGATCCAGGACATCACCGGCCGGCGCCGGGCCGAGCGGATCATGTCGGAGTCCCGGCGCCAGCTCCTGGAGGTCCGCGAGCAGGCCGCCGAGGAACGGCACCTCAGCGTGGCCCTGCGGGACGCGATCATGCCCGACCTCGGGGCCGCCGTCGAGCTGCCCCACGCGCGGATCGAGGTCCGCTACGTCCCGGCGGGCATGCGGGCGGGCCTCGGCGGCGACTGGTACGACGCCAGCCCCCTGCCCGACGGCCGGGTGCTGCTGACCATCGGCGACGTGTCCGGGCACGGCCTGCCCGCGATCGCCCAGATGGCCCGGCTGCGGCACTCGCTGATCGGGCTGGCGATGACCGGCGAGCCGGCGGACAAGCTGCTGAACTGGCTCAACACGCTGGTGATGCACCGGCTGGCGGAGACCACCGCGACCGCGGTGATCGGCCATCTCGACCCCTCCACCCGCGTGTTCACCTGGAGTCAGGCCGGCCACCCCGCGCCGATCCTGATCCGTGACGGGGTGGCCGTCCAGCTCGATCCGCCCGCCGGAGTGCTGCTCGGCGCCACGCTCACCGTGCCGTACGAACCGGCCAGCGTGAAGCTGCTGGAGGGAGACCTGCTGCTGCTGTTCACCGACGGGCTGGTCGAGCGGCGCTCCCGTGACATCGACGAGGGGCTCGCGCTGGCCCTGGCGGCGGCGGCGGACCTCACCGGAGACGACCTGGAGGCCGGGCTGGACCGGCTGATCCAGGCGGTCGGCGGCCCGAACCCCGAAGACGACACGTGCGTGCTGGCGATCGGCGTGCTTGGTTAA
- a CDS encoding 5'-3' exonuclease translates to MPGLMLLDTPSLYFRAFYGVPESMTAPDGMPVNAVRGLIDMIAMLVRQHSPGELVACMDADWRPAFRVAAIPTYKAHRVASGDVEEVPDTLAPQVPVIEQVLDAVGIARLGVPGYEADDVMGTLAVRAKRQVDIVTGDRDMFQLVDDAQPIRVLYTARGVKNLDLVDEAAVAARYGVPGRSYADFATLRGDPSDGLPGVPGVGDKTAAALITRFGSLEALLRAVDEGGDLTAGQRAKLSAARDYLRVAPAVVQVARDVPIPELDPALPVRARDPQALAALVERYGLGGPMGRLSEALSPASSA, encoded by the coding sequence ATGCCCGGCCTGATGCTTCTCGACACCCCATCCCTCTACTTCCGCGCCTTCTACGGGGTGCCGGAGTCGATGACCGCCCCTGACGGCATGCCGGTCAACGCGGTCCGCGGCCTGATCGACATGATCGCCATGCTGGTCCGGCAGCACTCCCCCGGAGAGCTGGTCGCCTGTATGGACGCCGACTGGCGTCCGGCCTTCCGCGTGGCGGCGATCCCGACCTACAAGGCGCACCGGGTCGCCTCGGGCGACGTCGAGGAGGTCCCCGACACGCTCGCCCCGCAGGTGCCCGTGATCGAGCAGGTGCTCGACGCGGTGGGCATCGCCCGCCTCGGCGTGCCCGGCTACGAGGCCGACGACGTGATGGGCACGCTCGCCGTCAGGGCCAAGAGGCAGGTGGACATCGTCACCGGCGACCGGGACATGTTCCAGCTCGTGGACGACGCCCAGCCCATCCGCGTCCTCTACACCGCCAGGGGGGTCAAGAACCTCGACCTCGTCGACGAGGCCGCCGTCGCCGCCCGGTACGGCGTCCCCGGCCGCTCCTACGCCGACTTCGCCACCCTGCGCGGCGACCCGAGCGACGGCCTGCCGGGCGTGCCCGGGGTCGGCGACAAGACCGCGGCCGCGCTGATCACCCGGTTCGGTTCGCTGGAGGCGCTGCTCCGGGCCGTGGACGAGGGCGGCGACCTGACCGCGGGCCAGCGCGCCAAGCTGAGCGCGGCCCGCGACTACCTCCGGGTCGCCCCCGCGGTGGTCCAGGTCGCCCGTGACGTGCCGATCCCGGAGCTGGATCCCGCCCTCCCCGTCCGGGCGCGCGATCCGCAGGCGCTCGCGGCCCTGGTCGAGCGCTACGGCCTGGGCGGCCCCATGGGCCGCCTGTCGGAGGCCCTCTCTCCGGCCTCGTCCGCCTGA